Proteins from a single region of Chryseobacterium sp. W4I1:
- a CDS encoding bestrophin family protein, translated as MIIRKKEHWFRMLFVWHGSVLPALLPRLGLLLILSLLVTYFHGIIFSFKIPLNPAPLTLFGFVLALFLGFRNNVSYDRFWEGRKLWGALLNTTRSLTRQAMTLKNIMNGGNVSVHDFVQLLSAFVFALKHQLRGTDAYEDLKSRLNEDQLKIIEASKYKPAVIMRLLGEWIQKAKDENCLDSIQQARFDENFDKLSDILGGCERIVSTPIPYSYRVLLHRTVYIYCFLLPFGLVDSLGWFTPIIVVFVAYTFVAFEAIADEIEEPFGTDANDLALNSMCIMIDETIHEMVGELIAASQKITQNIID; from the coding sequence ATGATCATAAGAAAAAAGGAACACTGGTTCAGAATGCTTTTTGTGTGGCACGGTTCTGTTTTGCCGGCATTGCTTCCCCGCTTGGGATTGCTTTTAATTCTTTCTTTATTGGTGACTTATTTTCATGGAATAATTTTTTCGTTTAAGATTCCTTTAAATCCTGCTCCGCTTACCCTATTCGGTTTTGTATTGGCATTATTCCTGGGATTCAGGAACAATGTCAGCTATGATCGGTTCTGGGAAGGACGAAAACTTTGGGGAGCTTTATTAAATACAACACGCTCATTAACGCGTCAGGCAATGACTCTGAAAAATATAATGAATGGTGGTAATGTTTCAGTTCACGATTTTGTTCAGCTGCTTAGTGCTTTTGTGTTTGCATTGAAGCATCAATTGAGAGGGACAGATGCCTATGAAGATTTAAAGTCCAGGCTTAATGAAGACCAGCTGAAAATAATAGAAGCATCAAAATATAAACCCGCGGTTATTATGCGGCTGCTTGGAGAATGGATTCAGAAAGCAAAAGATGAAAATTGTTTAGATTCTATCCAACAGGCACGCTTTGATGAGAATTTTGATAAACTCTCTGATATTTTGGGAGGATGTGAAAGAATAGTTTCTACCCCGATTCCTTACAGTTATCGTGTTCTGCTGCACCGGACGGTGTATATTTATTGTTTCCTGTTGCCTTTTGGGCTTGTAGATTCGCTGGGATGGTTTACGCCAATTATTGTTGTATTTGTTGCTTATACATTTGTTGCATTTGAAGCAATAGCTGATGAAATTGAAGAACCGTTTGGAACAGATGCAAACGATTTGGCTCTCAACAGCATGTGTATTATGATTGATGAAACCATTCATGAAATGGTTGGAGAACTGATTGCTGCTTCTCAAAAAATAACTCAGAATATTATTGATTGA